In Clostridia bacterium, the sequence GAAAGGAGGTCCTGCCCCATGAAATTATTTGTTGGTATTGATATAAGCTCGCTAAAATTGGATGTTTGTTTCAAAGATAGCGAAGAGCAAATTCTCCATGAGGCCACACTCCCAAATGACATTAACGGAGCCACAGAAATCAAAGAAATTATTTTAAAGCTAAATGAAAATATCAACTATCAAACCATTAAAGTTGGTATGGAATCTACCTCTGTTTATAGTTTTCATCCAGCCACCTTTTTAGCGGAAAACATAGAACTAAAGAAACTAGATGTCAAAGTCATTGTCCAAAACCCTAAAGTTATTGCTCGCTTCAAAGGATTATTCGAAGAAGATAAGACAGATACCATCGATGCTCGCAGAATAGCTGACTTCTTACGTCTTAATCTAAACGGCAATACTATCATCAAAGAAGAAAAATATGTGGCTTTACAACGATTAACTCGTTCCCGACTTCAATTGGTAGAACAGATGACAGAGTGCAAACAGCATTTCTTGGAGAACCTCTACTACAAATGCAACACACTCACAAGAGATGTTGAAACATCCATCTTTGGTGCCACCATGATGGACTTACTTACAGATTCTTTGTCTTTCGGTGAAATCGCCGAGATGGAAATTATAGATTTAGCCGCGATACTGCAAGAGAAAGGACGAGGACGTTTCGGTGACCCAAATAAACTAGCTAATGCCATTAATAAGGCTATTCGTGATTCCTATCGCCTCGGTAAGGTTCTAGAAGACTCTGTAGATGTCGTCCTAGGCACTTATGCCATGATGATTAAAACTCTTAAGCAACAAATCAAAGGACTAGACAAAGCTATTGAAGCCCTTTTAGTTATAATTCCTGAAAGCCAATGTTTACAAAGCATCCCAGGAATTGGCCCGGTTTTCACCGCAGGTATTTTAGCTGAAATTGGACAAGTCGAGCGTTTTGAAGATCAAGCTAAACTGGCCAAGTATGCAGGTCTTTATTGGAAAAAGAAACAGTCTGGTTCCCGGGAATCGGAGCGAACTTCATTAACCCGCACAGGAAATCATTACTTGCGATATTACCTTGTTGAAGCTGCCAATTCGATTAAAAATCGTGAGCCTGTGTACAAAGAATATTATTACAAAAAGTATGATGAAGTTCCTAAACATAAACACAAACGAGCACTCGTACTAACAGCAAGAAAACTTGTGCGATTGGTGGATGTGCTACTACGCAATCACCAACTTTATATGCCAGAAAGGAGTGCCTAGTTATCGAGTAAAGTCGGTCAGAATTCTTTTTCACAGACAAACGCTAGTTCTCTAGCAGAGCTAGTTTAGTTTTTTAAACCCTTTTTTAAGTTTAATTTGCCACTAAAATAAACTTTTTCTACATCACCCCCTTGACTTAATACCATAAGTCTTTATAAAGACCAACTTTTACATCAATAACTGCCTTTAAGGTATTAGATATTACATTTCTTTGTGGTCTAATAGTTATGGTTGCTGTTATGTTAATTGGTTCACCTCCCCAACCCGCGGGTAAAATAATCTTTCCCACGGCTTGATAACTACCAACCTGATTAGGGTTGTAATTAATAATTCCCCAAGCAATCTCAGCCCTACCCCTTTCACCATGTGTACCATTTATACCCACAATTTTTTTCAATTTTCCAATGACTTCACTACCCGGGGTACCAAAATCTACATACAAATCAAAATTAAAGCTATCAGAAGACAAATACTCTATTGGTTTTATGGGACCTTTTGCCATACTTTTTACTTTACCCGAATAATTACCCATGCCCTCAGCAGTCACCATAATCCATTGATCAACATCTTGGGCCCCTACTTGATAAGTCTTTTTTACTGCACCAACAATATTACGATATGGTCCATCTTTCTGATCACTTATCAGCCACTGATAATTTACCCTAGCTCTTGCCGGCATTACATTTGCCTTTAGCTCCTCCCCAAACTTAGCTAGGCCAATCACACTAACACTAGTTAAACCAATTTTTTTACTAGCACCTATTACCCCCGATGGAATTTTCACAATTCCCCCTCTTCCGACAATTTTAACACTAAAGCCTTTACCCACAATCATTTCTTTAGGTTCTAAATCTAATTCCACACCATTAGTCATAATTTCCGCAAAATGAATTATCCCCATACCAGTTACTTTCACCGCTCCAGCAATAATAAGGGTGGCTACTTCCGTCTGTGGTGCCAAATTAACAGCACTTCCCTCAGCAAAAGGAGTAAAAATAAAGTTCTCTATTGTTCCCACCAATAAATCTATTTGTGAAGCCTTTTTCACTACAACTTCGGCAAAATCACCAATTAGTTCAGTTTTCGCACCTTGAACAACTACCTTTTTAAAACCCTGTTTAGCCGCTCCTTCTAATAAAACATCAGTCTCAGCATTTACCAATTCAATTTTGGCAGCACCTTGTGCTACTAGCCGAATTCTTTTTTGTAAAGTAGAATCAACAAAAATTGTCCCTAAGATCGAATCTTTAATAAAAATGCTATTTTCCCCACCACCCGAGATCCGAGTAATCCCTTTTACCAAAACATTATCCAAGACAACATTACCCTCACCTATTCCCTCGGTTAAATAAAGGTTGCCAGTAATGACCGTATTTTTTAAAACAACACCTTGCTCATTAATAGTCACATTCCCTTCTATCACTTGATTAAGATCATAAACACCAAAATGATTAAAAAGGGTTCCAGTTATTCGCGACAATATTACCAAAGCTTCCGCTCTAGTAATTGCTTTTTCCGGTCTAAAAGTTCCATCTGGGTAACCTACCAAATAACCATTATTCACCATAGCTTTAATCGCCGGCAGGCTCCATGTAGGGACTAATTCTTTATCAGTAAAATTTACCGCTAAAGAACCAGAAGTTTCTAGTTTTAAAAGCCTTGCCAAAACAACAGCACTTTCTTGTCTACTAATGTAATTATGAGGTTTACAAGTACCATCGGGATAACCTGCTAAATAACCAATGGCACAAGCTTTGGCAATTTCCCCCGCAAACCAATCACTTTCTTTTACATCAGGAAAATTAAACCCAGCCAATTCTTTATAACCAAAAACCCTATTAACCAAAGAAAAAAATTCTGCCCTGGTTATTTCTTGGTCAGGCTTCAAAGTCCCATCAGGATAACCACTAATTAAATCCTTTTTAACCCAATCATAAATTTGTTCCTGAGCCCAGTGATTATGCCAATCCACATAATCACTGGCCATCACAACAGGATTAATCAGCAGCAAAAAATTAATAATCATGAGTATTAAACACCTATTAATCCTCATTTAACTAGCCCCCACCTCCTCACTACCTAATAACGTTTTTCATTATGGCATTTACTGGTAATATTTTCAAGTACTAGCTATTACTTTATTTCCCCCTTAATCCCTACCATTTACCTATTATTTTTATAATAAAAACCTCTTCTGACTGTTTATTACAAAAAATCGGATAAAAAAAAAGAGAACCATAATGGTTCATGTAAGAAAAAAACTATGGTCTTTTAGAACTAAAACCCTAAAAGGCCACAAAATTAAATTTTAAATCTATAACTATTTTTTAGAATCTACTC encodes:
- a CDS encoding S-layer homology domain-containing protein; its protein translation is MRINRCLILMIINFLLLINPVVMASDYVDWHNHWAQEQIYDWVKKDLISGYPDGTLKPDQEITRAEFFSLVNRVFGYKELAGFNFPDVKESDWFAGEIAKACAIGYLAGYPDGTCKPHNYISRQESAVVLARLLKLETSGSLAVNFTDKELVPTWSLPAIKAMVNNGYLVGYPDGTFRPEKAITRAEALVILSRITGTLFNHFGVYDLNQVIEGNVTINEQGVVLKNTVITGNLYLTEGIGEGNVVLDNVLVKGITRISGGGENSIFIKDSILGTIFVDSTLQKRIRLVAQGAAKIELVNAETDVLLEGAAKQGFKKVVVQGAKTELIGDFAEVVVKKASQIDLLVGTIENFIFTPFAEGSAVNLAPQTEVATLIIAGAVKVTGMGIIHFAEIMTNGVELDLEPKEMIVGKGFSVKIVGRGGIVKIPSGVIGASKKIGLTSVSVIGLAKFGEELKANVMPARARVNYQWLISDQKDGPYRNIVGAVKKTYQVGAQDVDQWIMVTAEGMGNYSGKVKSMAKGPIKPIEYLSSDSFNFDLYVDFGTPGSEVIGKLKKIVGINGTHGERGRAEIAWGIINYNPNQVGSYQAVGKIILPAGWGGEPINITATITIRPQRNVISNTLKAVIDVKVGLYKDLWY
- a CDS encoding IS110 family transposase; this encodes MKLFVGIDISSLKLDVCFKDSEEQILHEATLPNDINGATEIKEIILKLNENINYQTIKVGMESTSVYSFHPATFLAENIELKKLDVKVIVQNPKVIARFKGLFEEDKTDTIDARRIADFLRLNLNGNTIIKEEKYVALQRLTRSRLQLVEQMTECKQHFLENLYYKCNTLTRDVETSIFGATMMDLLTDSLSFGEIAEMEIIDLAAILQEKGRGRFGDPNKLANAINKAIRDSYRLGKVLEDSVDVVLGTYAMMIKTLKQQIKGLDKAIEALLVIIPESQCLQSIPGIGPVFTAGILAEIGQVERFEDQAKLAKYAGLYWKKKQSGSRESERTSLTRTGNHYLRYYLVEAANSIKNREPVYKEYYYKKYDEVPKHKHKRALVLTARKLVRLVDVLLRNHQLYMPERSA